A DNA window from Hydra vulgaris chromosome 13, alternate assembly HydraT2T_AEP contains the following coding sequences:
- the LOC136089973 gene encoding uncharacterized protein LOC136089973 yields the protein MSQCRLTGLAEISIEIDELNNIDISALFETFANIKARKKLLLWIVFSENGISQLYLVPSGLAVNQKIYLNKCIKKRLIPFINKYHSDGAYAFWPDLASSHYAKTVIMYLNKENVHYVEKADNPANLPECRPIENFWTILKGLVYKKNWHAENLKKLRSRIKYCFNKIDIELIRRLAQSIPGQVNKVRRNGLIENN from the exons ATGTCACAGTGCAGACTTACAGGCTTAGCTGAGATATCAATTGAAATTGACGAGTTAAATAACATAGATATTAGTGCATTATTTGAAACATTTGCTAATATTAAAGCTCGTAAA aaattacttcTATGGATTGTTTTTTCTGAAAACGGAATTTCTCAACTTTATCTTGTACCAAGTGGACTGgctgtaaatcaaaaaatctatttaaacaaatgtatTAAGAAGAGACTTATTCCATTCATCAATAAGTATCATTCAGATGGTGCATATGCATTCTGGCCAGATTTAGCATCATCTCACTATGCAAAAACAGTAATCATGTACCTAAACAAGGAAAACGTGCATTATGTTGAGAAAGCGGATAACCCTGCAAACTTGCCAGAATGTCGTCCTATCGAAAATTTTTGGACTATTCTGAAAGGCCTtgtctacaaaaaaaattggcatgcagaaaatcttaaaaaattacgTTCTAGAATCAAGtattgctttaataaaattgatattgagcTCATACGGAGACTAGCTCAGTCTATACCAGGCCAAGTTAATAAAGTCAGAAGAAATGGTTTAATTGAGAACAactga